The following are from one region of the Plasmodium gaboni strain SY75 chromosome 12, whole genome shotgun sequence genome:
- a CDS encoding putative inner membrane complex protein 1h → MSYQDVQEKNNEDMNYDEIASSMLEKMDKHINGEKEPTIQYENLNVQEQEGAHAYYSNQDIYNINSDMSFLKNAKEINSSNILDHRTTTNDVGYPRSVMTALGPLPLPEEFKKNIPEKFVAKPIIEEREIYVSKKERKQREIEIPHVKYEHTFENVKKQLKVNKLVPNVTQVIKEVPKEILKPVIEEKIIEVPQGVKYVEVPVEVPCLYPPKIMPKVVTQYVERIVETIKPVVQEKIIEVPQTVIKQVPKIKTVEVPYYVPRYVEKIIEVPFKPNGEMPKIATHMPFSISDSLPPLKPTHILSAQNEKNMTTYNNNMNSNNMNNNMNTFQTTNCMMPLMNCFQQNPDPDTLKNTENGIPNMNMSPTILRPINSRDTPNNNMNHQEHIKNNISPYPNNFLNSNFTNYNIPQNLYSQIENLPQAHNLPDGFQWKYPDGVPNSPLCNTRNMPSLVVTCPPQIGRVTCTRKDIQPDILTKTGVYEFDGFKKKGTSQSLFPPLAHHNRVPFLPAPAAPGTPDVENIEKNM, encoded by the coding sequence atGTCTTATCAAGACGTTcaggaaaaaaataatgaagatatGAATTATGATGAAATAGCTAGCAGTATGCTAGAGAAGATGGACAAACATATAAATGGAGAAAAGGAACCAACTATAcaatatgaaaatttaaatgTACAGGAACAAGAAGGAGCACATGCTTATTACTCAAATcaagatatatataacataaataGTGATATGTCGTTTTTGAAAAATGCCAAAGAAATAAATTcatcaaatatattagatCATCGAACAACAACAAATGATGTAGGATATCCTCGTAGTGTTATGACAGCATTAGGACCTTTACCCTTACCAGAAGAgtttaaaaagaatatacCAGAAAAATTTGTTGCTAAACCTATAATTGAAGAGAGGGAAATATATGTATCTAAGAAAGAACGAAAACAAAGAGAAATTGAAATACCACATGTCAAATATGAACATACTTTtgaaaatgtaaaaaagCAATTAAAGGTTAATAAGTTAGTACCTAATGTTACACAAGTAATAAAAGAAGTACcaaaagaaatattaaaaccagttatagaagaaaaaattattgaaGTACCTCAAGGAGTAAAATATGTAGAAGTTCCCGTAGAAGTACCATGTTTATATCCACCTAAAATAATGCCCAAAGTTGTAACTCAATATGTAGAACGAATAGTTGAAACTATCAAACCAGTTGtacaagaaaaaattattgaaGTACCTCAAACGGTAATTAAACAAGTGCCCAAAATTAAAACAGTCGAAGTTCCATATTATGTTCCAAGATATGTTGAAAAAATCATAGAAGTACCTTTTAAACCTAATGGAGAAATGCCCAAAATAGCTACGCACATGCCTTTTTCAATATCAGACTCCTTACCCCCCCTAAAACCGACCCACATCTTAAGCGCACagaatgaaaaaaatatgactacatataataacaatatgaacagtaataatatgaataataatatgaatacaTTCCAAACAACAAATTGCATGATGCCCTTAATGAATTGTTTTCAACAAAATCCGGATCCAGATACATTAAAAAACACTGAAAATGGTATACCTAATATGAATATGTCACCAACTATTTTAAGACCTATTAATTCTAGAGATACACCAAATAACAATATGAACCATCAAgaacatattaaaaataatatatcacCATATCCAaacaattttttaaattctaATTTTACAAATTATAACATACCCCAAAATTTATATAGTCAAATAGAAAATTTACCACAGGCACATAATTTACCAGATGGGTTCCAATGGAAATATCCTGATGGAGTACCAAATAGTCCCTTATGTAATACTAGAAATATGCCATCTCTTGTTGTTACTTGTCCTCCACAAATTGGTCGCGTTACCTGCACAAGAAAGGATATCCAACCAGATATTCTTACCAAAACAGGGGTCTATGAATTTGATggatttaaaaaaaaaggtacATCTCAATCTCTTTTTCCTCCATTAGCTCATCATAATAGAGTCCCTTTTCTTCCAGCTCCAGCTGCTCCTGGAACTCCTGATGTGGAAAAcattgaaaaaaatatgtaa